In Torulaspora globosa chromosome 1, complete sequence, a genomic segment contains:
- the ETP1 gene encoding Etp1p (ancestral locus Anc_2.542) has translation MESTYRIALQFPEEEQAIWAYRSFTNASQPPHPHNTVPAEKSCKIRDWRVGDLSISSIKEMDLAADAEDKDLLLSQYLGHGIIRLFRLNEKDSAATTEHDLLTIPGDDTMVSILFVPTYFTVRDLLHYYIGDEIVNNQVSNFRILRNKKCELGFNFMVLMKFKDPLMAKGFKDEFNGKRFSKMDPETCHVVSIKEVVFERSVFDKKEGTEIPYLLSDPFTTQRYDNLKIPAQVELPTCPVCLERMDSETTGLITIPCQHTFHCQCLEKWKNSRCPVCRYSSIRLSRNSAVRQNGENSGCSTCGCHDNLWICLICGNIGCGRYNSKHAIQHYDDTSHCFAMDMQTQRVWDYAGDNYVHRLVQNEVDGKLVEVEVEAERPIPSSQPQSSGHSGSKTMEKDSSAASFMRNKEYHLEYVQVLVSQLESQREFFEMKLQQAQSANTEGSEVDLLRKEIEELKVSFKECQQTFKQQNAANARQRDEDKLVIQGLQENLDHISRERDKIAIEKEQLAKEKQELEEQVHDLMFYLESQEKFKDADASVREGTIIIQDPKQSSTDNNSKPKKKSKSKRKPR, from the coding sequence ATGGAATCCACATACCGGATTGCCTTGCAATTCCCAGAGGAGGAGCAGGCCATTTGGGCGTACAGGTCATTTACGAACGCATCTCAACCACCACATCCTCACAACACTGTGCCCGCAGAGAAGAGCTGTAAGATAAGGGACTGGCGAGTTGGCGATTTATCGATAAGCagcatcaaagaaatggatTTGGCAGCGGATGCGGAGGACAAGGATTTGCTCCTTTCGCAGTATCTTGGGCATGGTATAATAAGACTGTTTCGGTTAAACGAAAAGGACTCAGCGGCAACTACGGAGCATGATCTTTTGACTATTCCAGGTGATGACACGATGGTGTCTATTTTATTTGTTCCTACCTATTTCACGGTTCGCGATTTACTGCATTATTACATTGGCGATGAGATAGTCAATAATCAAGTGTCGAATTTCCGCATATTAAGGAACAAGAAGTGCGAATTGGGATTCAATTTCATggttttgatgaagttcaaggacCCGCTCATGGCCAAGGGTTTCAAAGATGAATTTAACGGGAAAAGATTCAGCAAGATGGACCCTGAGACTTGCCATGTAGTCTCGATTAAAGAGGTTGTCTTCGAAAGGAGCGTATTTGATAAGAAAGAGGGAACAGAAATACCATATCTTCTCAGCGATCCCTTCACTACTCAGAGATATGATAACCTGAAAATACCCGCCCAGGTGGAACTGCCCACCTGCCCGGTCTGTCTCGAGAGAATGGACTCGGAAACCACAGGGCTTATCACCATACCATGCCAGCACACGTTTCACTGTCAGTGCCTTGAAAAATGGAAAAATTCTAGGTGCCCGGTGTGCAGGTACTCCAGTATAAGGCTCAGCAGAAACTCCGCTGTGCGACAAAATGGTGAAAACAGTGGCTGCAGCACTTGTGGCTGTCATGATAACTTATGGATATGTCTGATTTGTGGAAACATAGGCTGCGGCCGTTACAATTCAAAGCACGCTATACAACATTATGACGACACATCGCACTGCTTCGCTATGGACATGCAGACACAAAGGGTCTGGGATTATGCTGGAGATAACTATGTGCATAGGCTTGTTCAGAATGAAGTTGATGGTAAACTCGTGGAGGTGGAGGTCGAGGCTGAACGACCCATTCCAAGCAGCCAGCCGCAGTCAAGCGGTCATAGTGGTTCTAAAACGATGGAAAAAGATAGTTCAGCCGCAAGTTTTATGCGAAATAAAGAATATCATCTTGAATACGTGCAGGTGCTCGTGTCCCAATTGGAATCCCAGCGAGAATTCTTCGAGATGAAGCTGCAACAGGCACAATCCGCAAACACAGAGGGATCTGAAGTCGATCTCCTCCGaaaagaaatcgaagaGTTGAAGGTTTCTTTTAAGGAGTGTCAACAAACCTTTAAGCAGCAAAACGCAGCTAACGCAAGACAGAGGGATGAGGACAAACTTGTCATACAAGGCTTGCAAGAAAATTTGGATCACATCAGCCGAGAAAGGGATAAAATTGCAATCGAGAAAGAACAATTagcaaaagagaagcaggaactggaagagcaaGTTCATGACCTTATGTTCTATCTAGAATCGCAGGAAAAGTTTAAAGACGCTGACGCCAGCGTCAGGGAGGGCACGATCATTATCCAAGATCCGAAACAATCTTCGACAGATAATAATTCAAAACCCAAAAAAAAGTCGAAAAGCAAGCGCAAGCCTAGATGA
- the PRS3 gene encoding ribose phosphate diphosphokinase subunit PRS3 (ancestral locus Anc_2.543), producing MATNSIKLLAPDVHRGLAELVAKRLGLPLTDTVLKRDPSGEVSFSIGESVRDQDIFIITQIGSGVVNDRVLELLIMINASKTASARRITAVIPNFPYARQDRKDKSRAPITAKLMADMLTTAGCDHVITMDLHASQIQGFFDSPVDNLYAEPSVVRYIKENVNFKESIIVSPDAGGAKRAATLADRLDLNFALIHKERARANEVSRMVLVGDVTDKICIIVDDMADTCGTLAKAADVLLQNNAKSVIAIVTHGVLSGRAIENINNSRLDRVVCTNTVPFEEKMKICPKLDVIDISSVLAESIRRLHNGESISYLFKHSPL from the coding sequence ATGGCAACAAATTCTATCAAATTACTGGCACCGGACGTCCATAGGGGGCTCGCTGAACTCGTTGCAAAAAGGTTGGGTCTACCTTTGACTGATACTGTACTAAAAAGAGATCCATCGGGCGAAGTGTCGTTCTCCATCGGAGAATCTGTTAGAGATCAGGATATCTTTATCATCACACAGATTGGCTCCGGAGTTGTAAATGACAGAGTTCTAGAGCTCTTGATTATGATCAACGCTTCCAAGACAGCCtctgcaagaagaataacAGCTGTGATCCCAAACTTCCCATATGCGAGACAGGACAGAAAGGATAAGTCTCGTGCTCCAATCACAGCGAAGCTGATGGCAGACATGCTTACGACCGCTGGGTGTGACCATGTTATCACAATGGATCTGCATGCTTCTCAAATACAAGGTTTTTTTGATTCTCCAGTGGATAACCTTTATGCCGAACCAAGTGTCGTAAGGTATATCAAAGAGAATGTCAACTTTAAAGAGTCTATTATTGTGTCACCAGATGCTGGAGGAGCCAAACGTGCTGCGACTTTAGCTGACCGTCTGGACCTCAATTTCGCCTTGATTCATAAAGAGAGAGCTCGTGCCAATGAGGTGTCCCGTATGGTCCTTGTCGGTGACGTCACTGACAAAATTTGCATTATCGTGGATGATATGGCCGATACTTGCGGTACCTTAGCGAAAGCTGCTGACGTGCTGCTGCAAAACAATGCTAAATCTGTCATTGCAATTGTCACTCATGGCGTTCTGTCCGGCAGAGCTATTGAAAACATCAACAACTCCAGACTGGACAGAGTGGTCTGTACCAACACCGTGCCGTTCGAagagaagatgaaaatcTGTCCTAAACTGGATGTCATCGATATCAGCAGTGTGCTAGCGGAAAGCATCCGTAGATTGCATAATGGTGAAAGTATATCTTATTTGTTCAAACATTCCCCGCTATGA
- a CDS encoding haloacid dehalogenase superfamily protein (ancestral locus Anc_2.544) codes for MDGLLINTEDIYTLTLNEILANHGKGPLTWDVKVHLQGLPGPQAAARVIETYDLPLTADEYEKLNLEVQSKRWGDCAFLPGALELIKHLKLNGVPIALCTSSGKVKFEQKTQHLKEGFKLFDAIITGDDERIPSGRGKPFPDIWQIGLKELNEADGTSFQPEECLVFEDGLSGVKAGLAFGGYVIWVPHPGAYKYLGDTKGLLNGNGEVLESLEDLELDKFGL; via the coding sequence ATGGATGGATTGTTAATCAACACGGAAGATATTTATACATTGACCCTAAATGAAATTCTTGCCAATCATGGTAAGGGTCCTCTGACTTGGGACGTTAAAGTGCATTTGCAGGGTTTACCAGGGCCACAGGCTGCCGCAAGGGTCATTGAGACTTATGATTTGCCATTGACAGCAGATGAATATGAAAAGCTGAACCTTGAGGTCCAATCGAAGCGATGGGGTGATTGCGCTTTCCTGCCTGGGGCTCTTGAATTGATTAAGCATTTGAAATTGAATGGTGTTCCGATTGCTCTCTGTACTTCGTCAGGCAAGGTGAAGTTTGAGCAAAAGACCcagcatttgaaagaggGCTTCAAGTTGTTCGATGCGATTATTACTGGCGATGATGAGAGGATTCCCAGCGGCAGGGGCAAGCCATTTCCCGATATATGGCAAATCGGGTTAAAGGAATTAAACGAAGCAGACGGCACCAGTTTCCAACCAGAAGAGTGCCTGGTCTTCGAAGATGGTCTCTCTGGAGTGAAAGCCGGACTGGCTTTCGGTGGTTATGTCATTTGGGTTCCCCACCCGGGCGCCTACAAGTACTTAGGTGACACAAAAGGCTTGCTAAATGGGAACGGGGAAGTTCTGGAATCGCTGGAAGATTTGGAATTGGACAAGTTTGGATTGTGA
- the YRA1 gene encoding RNA-binding protein YRA1 (ancestral locus Anc_5.458) produces the protein MANITFKNGEMAKKAVAKFNGAPIDGGRSRLRLNLIIDPTQRPARSLSERIRAVAPKNVKPTSAKKGPTKKAALAKKQKQQKPKQPKKSLEDLDKEMADYFEEKQ, from the coding sequence ATGGCAAACATCACTTTCAAAAATGGCGaaatggccaagaaggccgTGGCCAAGTTCAACGGCGCGCCAATCGATGGCGGCAGATCCAGACTAAGATTGAACTTGATCATCGATCCAACACAACGACCAGCACGGTCGCTATCGGAGAGAATCAGGGCAGTTGCTCCAAAGAACGTGAAGCCCACCAGTGCGAAGAAGGGTCCAACTAAGAAGGCTGctttggccaagaagcaaaagcAACAGAAGCCTAagcaaccaaagaaaagtCTGGAAGACCTTGACAAGGAAATGGCTGACTACTTCGAAGAGAAGCAGTAA
- the COI1 gene encoding Coi1p (ancestral locus Anc_5.459), whose amino-acid sequence MSANPFKNLGKNVIYVSIGAIASVLVAKRVVRSKKEAQYSPSASANHEEHKAGTEGYYDNLAQVRPGFPLPSQKQTEAIERKSEFEGPGMSVLSRKRGDRLGFLDRKRDE is encoded by the exons ATGTCGGCGAATcctttcaagaatcttGG CAAGAACGTCATCTATGTTTCGATAGGAGCTATAGCGTCTGTTTTAGTGGCCAAAAGAGTGGTTAGatccaagaaagaagcGCAGTACTCACCTTCTGCGTCGGCAAATCATGAAGAACACAAGGCTGGGACCGAAGGATACTACGATAATTTAGCACAGGTCAGACCTGGATTCCCATTGCCCAGTCAGAAACAAACAGAGGCCATCGAAAGGAAAAGCGAGTTTGAGGGACCTGGTATGAGCGTTCTGAGCAGGAAACGAGGCGATAGACTTGGATTCTTGGACAGAAAAAGAGATGAGTAG
- a CDS encoding uncharacterized protein (ancestral locus Anc_5.460): MSVKPQEAEELVHAIAGAGGGVLSIALTYPLLTISTRLQAESKDTKKEKKTLWQIVDEIVGKDGLTGLYAGLESAVLGMAITNFVYYYFYESAGRSFKRLRRKTQLNTVEAMLSGAIAGSATAVASNPIWVANTRMTVTKSNKSTISMMLQIIRDDGVLALFKGLKPALILVANPIIQFTVFEQLKNFVLNVQAGQSVLPPSWAFLLGAIGKLVATGITYPYITLKTRLHMVGDRSTDKRPEIAQSERRVTALEIIKREGISGIYQGIGYKLVQSILTAAFLFYFKEGLVLWSMKALRVLRQVRWRSLNQHRIKISAQR, from the coding sequence ATGTCAGTTAAACCgcaagaagcagaagaactTGTTCACGCAATCGCTGGGGCCGGTGGTGGTGTCCTCTCGATTGCCTTAACGTATCCATTACTTACCATTTCGACCAGACTTCAGGCAGAAAGTAAGGATacgaagaaggagaagaaaactCTCTGGCAGAtcgttgatgaaattgTGGGAAAGGATGGGTTGACTGGGTTGTATGCCGGTTTGGAGAGTGCCGTCTTGGGGATGGCAATAACCAATTTTGTTTATTATTATTTCTACGAGTCTGCAGGCAGAAGCTTTAAGAGGTTACGTCGAAAGACGCAATTGAATACTGTAGAAGCTATGCTTAGCGGTGCGATTGCAGGTTCTGCAACAGCTGTAGCTTCGAATCCCATTTGGGTCGCGAATACTAGGATGACAGTGACAAAATCAAACAAAAGTACGATTTCGATGATGCTGCAGATCATCCGGGATGACGGGGTCTTGGCTTTATTCAAGGGACTGAAGCCGGCATTGATTCTAGTGGCGAATCCAATAATCCAGTTTACGGTGTTTGAGCAACTGAAGAATTTTGTTCTAAATGTTCAAGCGGGTCAATCTGTACTGCCTCCAAGTTGGGCCTTCCTCTTGGGTGCCATTGGTAAGTTGGTTGCTACTGGCATCACATATCCGTATATCACGTTAAAGACAAGATTACACATGGTTGGTGATAGGAGCACCGATAAGAGACCAGAAATTGCTCAAAGCGAACGTCGAGTCACTGCCttggagatcatcaagcGAGAAGGAATTTCAGGTATCTACCAAGGAATTGGGTACAAGCTTGTTCAGAGCATTTTGACCGCTGCATTTCTGTTTTATTTCAAAGAGGGTCTTGTGTTATGGTCTATGAAAGCTTTGAGAGTGCTCCGTCAAGTAAGATGGAGATCTCTAAATCAACACAGAATCAAGATCAGCGCCCAGAGGTAG
- the ORT1 gene encoding Ort1p (ancestral locus Anc_5.461) — protein METDSVVIAEQKDRDLEANALKDTINGSIAGAFGKLIEYPFDTVKVRMQTQDAKTFPTTWSCIKYTYKNEGILRGFFQGIGSPIFGASLENAVLFVSYNQCAQFLEKHAKVTSLQQTVISGAFAGACASLVLTPVELIKCKLQVSNLQNLQAGIKKPTKILPTIKLVLQERGVMGLWQGQSGTLIRETFGGVAWFSTYELLKNYLKSLHDDGRDSDTWELLVSGASAGLAFNASIFPADTLKSVMQTEHMGLLQSAKRVMAKSGVAGFYRGLGITLIRAAPANAAVFYTYETLSKLI, from the coding sequence ATGGAAACCGACAGCGTTGTGATAGCTGAACAAAAGGACCGAGATTTAGAGGCTaatgctttgaaagacaCCATTAATGGCTCTATTGCCGGTGCCTTTGGCAAACTGATCGAATATCCTTTCGATACAGTAAAGGTTAGGATGCAAACCCAGGATGCCAAGACTTTCCCGACGACATGGTCATGTATTAAATACACATACAAGAATGAAGGGATTCTGAGAGGGTTTTTCCAAGGCATAGGGTCACCCATTTTTGGTGCGTCATTGGAGAATGCTGTCCTGTTTGTTTCGTATAACCAATGtgctcaatttcttgagaAGCATGCAAAAGTAACGTCTTTGCAGCAAACCGTCATATCAGGAGCTTTTGCTGGTGCCTGTGCCAGTTTGGTTCTAACACCGGTTGAGCTGATCAAATGCAAACTGCAGGTCTcgaatcttcaaaatttgcAAGCTGGCATCAAAAAGCCCACAAAGATCTTACCAACGATCAAATTGGTCCTGCAAGAACGAGGGGTAATGGGATTATGGCAAGGGCAATCGGGTACTCTTATCAGGGAAACGTTTGGCGGTGTAGCATGGTTCTCCACTTACGAACTTCTGAAGAATTATCTGAAGAGTTTGCATGATGACGGTCGCGACAGCGACACCTGGGAACTGCTCGTTAGTGGTGCTAGTGCTGGTTTGGCCTTCAACGCAAGTATATTCCCTGCTGATACTTTGAAATCAGTGATGCAAACAGAACACATGGGTCTTCTGCAAAGCGCGAAAAGAGTGATGGCCAAATCAGGTGTTGCTGGTTTCTATCGTGGTCTGGGCATAACGCTTATCAGAGCAGCACCCGCTAACGCTGCAGTGTTCTACACTTACGAGACTCTCTCAAAGTTAATCTAA
- the RPP2B gene encoding ribosomal protein P2 (ancestral locus Anc_5.462), with product MKYLAAYLLLVQGGNASPSAADIKSVIEAVGVEAEEARINELLSSLEGKGSLEEIIAEGQQKFATVPAGGAGVSGGAAAGAAAGGAEAAEEEAAEEAKEESDDDMGFGLFD from the coding sequence atgaagTACTTGGCTGCTTACTTGCTATTGGTTCAAGGTGGTAACGCATCTCCATCTGCTGCAGACATCAAGTCTGTCATTGAAGCTGTTGGtgttgaagctgaagaagccAGAATCAACGAATTGTTGTCCTCTTTGGAAGGTAAGGGTTCTTTGGAGGAGATCATCGCTGAAGGCCAACAAAAGTTTGCTACTGTTCCAGCTGGTGGTGCTGGTGTCTCTGGCGGTGccgctgctggcgctgctgctggtggtgctgAAGCTGccgaagaggaagctgctgaagaagccAAGGAGGAATCCGATGACGACATGGGTTTCGGTTTGTTCGATTAA
- the NKP1 gene encoding Nkp1p (ancestral locus Anc_5.463), protein MYQQIADFIRNELARQSTSKIDDLDGQVPFEVLSALKADLQRRNSERFQITKQDALCKQVYDLEREWRKKQIKEVIELIGEIPRYSIGTEIKEKEHGVSIDKLIEDVLKLPNMAVAEESQEAPETDFRLLNEYTNLRNELIKKCNAIKLGELKLQEKEYQAKLINSLLDAINESTTPDVSEYFETYHKRVFAGLQDSRYLLEDAIKSHGSDPEKRTKLQELMD, encoded by the coding sequence ATGTATCAACAAATAGCGGATTTTATAAGAAATGAGCTGGCAAGACAATCGACCTCCAAAATTGACGACCTCGATGGCCAGGTTCCTTTTGAAGTATTGAGCGCATTAAAAGCAGACTTGCAGAGGAGGAACAGTGAGCGATTCCAGATAACCAAGCAGGATGCTTTATGCAAACAAGTATATGACCTTGAGCGCgaatggagaaagaaacagaTCAAGGAAGTGATTGAACTTATCGGTGAGATACCAAGGTATTCCATCGGTACAGAAATCAAGGAGAAAGAGCACGGTGTTTCAATCGATAAGCTAATAGAAGATGTCTTGAAGCTGCCGAACATGGCTGTCGCTGAGGAGAGCCAAGAAGCTCCGGAAACCGATTTTAGGCTATTGAACGAGTATACAAATCTGCGAAACgagttgatcaagaaatgCAATGCGATCAAGCTTGGAGAGTTGAAACTGCAAGAGAAGGAATATCAGGCTAAGTTGATCAACTCCCTTCTTGACGCAATAAACGAATCCACCACACCCGACGTCTCGGAATATTTCGAGACATACCACAAGAGGGTTTTTGCAGGCTTGCAAGATTCAAGATATCTCCTGGAAGATGCGATTAAATCCCACGGCTCAGATCCAGAGAAACGAACAAAACTGCAAGAACTCATGGATTAG